The DNA sequence CCAATTGAAATTAAAGCAGAAAATTAACCCTAATCCTATTATGGTTGTTTACTTTAATACACCACCAGATTTTTGCTATTTCCACTTTTTCCCCAAATCTCCAATTCCTATCCCTTTTTTTCGCCGTTTCTTCTCCCCCCACTCAAATCCTCCCAATTCGTTGTAGAGACCCGTTATGGCGCTAGAACCCTGAGTCCCGCAACCTGCAACCAAAGAAGGTCACAGGTGAACGCAAGCGACCTGTTCATTTCCCTCAAGCACGGCGCCGTCACTAAACATCCGACCTTCGCTACAACCCAGTCGCTGGTGAGAAGCCGCCGATCAGAACTGCTGCCAAAGAGATCTCACCACCGAACTGAACATGATTAGATGGTAGTGGTGTTCATAGATTAGTTAGTTTTgttttaattgatttaattgggggtgttttttttatttttaattttgtttttccttACCGATTAGTGagtgttctttttttttcagatGGAGTGATTATTATTGTTGCAAATAGCAGTATTTTGGAGCTGTTATGTTTTAGCTTAGGCTTTCAAAAATTGGATCCCAATTTATTAGATGTAACCCACTTTGATTATTTCGCTCTCTTTGTTCTTTATGTCTCTGATCTCTATGATTTTCTCTCtagtttctaaaaaaataaaatggtgTGTCATATACTAATCTTGTATATAGGGAATCCAGCAATAGAGAATCATTTATTACTGTTTTGgataatttgttttttttaaggttttgtgaattgtgagTGCTTTGTGACGAGAATTGTTGTTGGAATTAGGGAATGATATATCAGCTCTTTGATTTTTATTGCTCATGATTCATCACCACCACTATATACCAGTACTACCACTTCTTGAGAATCATTCTTTGACTGATTGTTGAGAATTCTATAGTGTATATGTTTAGTGTATAGTTGCTCCTTTATATTACCTATTTTTATTCCTATGATTATTTTGTCTGCTggagtttttatttatttatttattttttcatcttTATAGGTCCTGTTTAATAGAACAGTGTACGAAACACATGTATAAGGCCTCCACATCATTTTCAAGATTTGTTTCTCCTTGtcttttttaaagattttattgTTAACTGCCCCTGGAATTGATTTTGAGAGCATCTTGGATTGTTGTTGGAATTGAGGGTAGAATGAGAGTGGAATGTTAGAAATGAagggattttattttatttcttttcctttAAATAATTAGTACTTGCAATAATGCAGCTAGTTGAAAACAACAACTACACCAGACTAAGCAAAGACAAACCAAACTCTAAACTGGCCAAAGACAAACTCAGATGGGTAAAAAGGTATCCCATTGATTACATGAATACATGAACATATGAACATATCTAGATATTTTTTACGACAATCTGCTGATCCGTATTTGTTTTGTTCAACAGAAACTAGTCAAGACGCGTTGCTCACCTTGCTACATTAACAACTTATTTACCCACTTGCTATATTAACTACCAGATTATAATGAGTTTACTTACTGCTGACATGTTTAGGGATTTGTTTATGTCACATTAGAAAGACTTGATTCCAtgacatattttatttttctacagTACAATGATTTATTGGTTATGTTACCTTaatattatctatatttttcATATGTTAGAATCCCGGATTTATCAAAGTTATTTGGTAAAGTTGCCATATTTGTGCATGTTGAAATAGGTGACCAATAAACATCCACCAATATAGCTAAACTGAACATCCGATACCATACTATAATGAACATCCAGTTTAATTTGGTCAAAATCAAAACATAACAACCAAGTGCTACACACTCGAATACTAACGGTTAACCATCCATGCTTAGAGTAAAAATGAACATCCGGTCACTTATGGAAATGAACATCCAATTTAGTTCATTAAAAATACGTGAAAACAATGTCTATAATGAACAGCTACGTATTGAAAAACTATACAGTAAAGCATGTAAGAATCAGGTACAACTTTGTTAAACTATCTCATAAATTACAGAATAACAATCAAATATACTCTTTATGCATTAAGTCTACACgaaataaaaatagtaaaatagtTCATTCTAACAAATGGAAAAAGGGTTTTTGCAATTAATAACATGTGGACTTTTGCAACAGCTGCCTCAAAACCTTTAAACTAACATGAATCCTTTAAAAACAGAGATGAGAAAATATACACTATCACAACCTTGTCCAATTAATCCTACTTTTTGTTGAAGGAGCTTAACAAAGATATGAAACCACCGGCTTGTTCGAGAACATTCAGGCCAGCAACAGCACCATGGTTTATATCTTGAGATGCGTGCAGACGAACCACCagccaaaaaaaaagaaaaagccaaacaGTTATGTTCTTGGATAGTACTATACCAAATAAACATACAAAGTTGAGATTAAGCCAAACATCTATTGGGAtgaattcttttattttctccGACTTGAATTCCTGAAGGATTTCTCAAGGGTAGTGCCGAGCATCTTACTCTTTGGCCTGCCCTTTGTGGTGACCTTCGATGGGCCTAGGATGTCATCAACACCGACATTGTTCGAACTTTGTGAGCCAATGTAAGGATACCATGccatataaataaataacatgcCGGCAAGCATAATAGGTATCATATACGTACAAAACACTCATGTAAGAATACCATGCCATATAAAACACACACCCATATAAATCATACAAACCCCATATCCATATAAACCACATAATATGCATAAAGCATGTgagcatataaaaaaaaattaaattatatgcAGTTTTCATACAAAGATACCATGCCATTACAAAGCACTAAAATAACCATGTCATGATTAACATGCAGGAAATCCAAATACCATACACTTTAATTTAGTTCTAGTTCACAACCCCTGCATCACcttatatttgttttttaatttatcaaatgaCCATCATGTAGCAACAATATACGTACGTATACCAATATATGGCCATTCCAATGCATACCAACTAGCTAATTTAGGCTATTCCAACATCCATATAAAATATATGGCCATCTGAATATAAAAGAATGGTTAGCATATAAAACATGTAATATAATATGCAGGTAGCATGCATtcatatacaaaaaaaataattataaaatatgcTTGCTGCACATAAGTATActatacttttaaaaataatcatataCACATGAAACGATTAATTAATTCTTTCAAATTCTGCATGGATATAATCATATCACTCAATATAAAATAATCACACATTTAATTCAATATAAAACAAACACCTCATCTACAGTGTGAcataaaatctaaatttttcgaaaactaaacATCTATGGCAGAATTTGTTTATGAAAATAGCTCACCTGGTTCGACTTCTCAACGCCGACGAGGACATCGCCGGATATGTTTTGAGGTTGGTCTGATGAAACCACTGCAACGGTAGACATATCACAGCCTAGGGGTTCAACGAGATCGCACTCCATTAATGAATCTTTGTCCGGTGGTGTGCATGAAGGATGACCCTCGTTTAAAATGTGTTCGTCTTGAGATGGGCCACTGGGAAGACAGTCTTCCGGAAAACAAATACTCCTTGCTGTAGGTCTGGGTTGCTGCGCTAGCGCAAAGACCACGCAAACCACCTGTGCACAGTTTGAACAACACGGCGGGGGGAAGAGAGGCAGACGGCAGTCAGTGATTTTGCAGTGCTGAGGCGGCGAGATCCTCGAATTAGTGGAGAGAGTTGAATTCACGCCGTCTTGATGGACGGTAATCCtaatttgtttcaaaatttaatttagaaagaaatcaaaattaattaattacccataatttaatttgtttcaaaattcaaattagaaagaaatcaaaattaattagcTATCTataatttaacattaatttcaattaatcCCCCATTGTATGTATTGTACGATAGGTATATTGTCTCCTCATACTTTTCCTTAATTTATAACAACAATTAACTATCATTGCCAtcacatttttattttggtaCTTGTTCTCGTATATATTTCAAGTGACTACTGACTAGCGATACAAAGAGAGAAGAAAttatgtgtgtgtgtttttttaataataatattacacattcaagattttttttaattaagtctaattaaattaatttaatataacaaaaatcaattataactaatattattttaagttttattatttaatttgattagacttagttaataaaaaaatttaaatgtgtaACATTATCCTTTTTTTTAACAATGAATGTCTCTTCTGTATATTATGTAagtgttttcttttattttttattaacaaagaatcgagcacaccttaaataaaaattttacaaataaaatagATACGCCTGGCACGTAGGCTTTTACAAAATTTTGACAAACAAAATACAGATATTGTAAGAGTTTGAGTAGCATCTGTAAAATTACACTGGCCATTAATTATCGGATGAAAGAATTACCTATAAAGTTTGATATTAAATTGAAAAGTTGGATGAAATAATTTTGGCTTTTTTTGTCTTATAAAATATTCTTCTCTTAGTTTTGGTTTTTatatattcttttcttattttgattttgtaaaagttaaaaaattttagttttattttctactgtttatttattatattaaatgtTTAGATGATAAGTTAAATAATGCtgtgataaattaaaatatttataaaatatgtcATATCCACGTTTAATCCTTAATTGAATATACTAATGATAAGAATAAAAACcaaatatttttagattttattgaaaacaaaactaaaataCACCATATTGTATAGTCCAAAACCTTATTTAAACCATTTCTTTTTTGTGTTAAAAGGAATGAAACTAATTAACTACACTACATGTATCTTTCAATATCAATGAACTTAAATTATTTATTACCGAAGTAAAATATAAAAGGAAGAATGCACCAGCCGGGAATCGAACCCGGGTCTGTACCGTGCAGGGTACTATTCTACCACTAGACCACTGGTGCCAACTGATGAGAGACATTAGAGCATTAACATGAAGACTAACTATAACGTGCAGTAACATCTAATATCCACATTCTACGGGACACTGGTTATTGAACCTTTAGAAATACTATGAAAATATTAATCACTATAGTTTCAAATTTCAAGCACAATCATACAGGCATCCGATTTGGATCTTCAATTTGGACTGTAGAATGTAAATTTGAACCATCTGGAATTCCTAAGGGGGGATCTATGCATGAACAATTATCAACATTATATAGCTCCCATTCTTTTATTCCACATTTCTGGAGCGCAGCAACTACCTTTGTCCTCTCTCTTTCATTTGGAAATGCTCCATCTGGACTAACAAGCACTGCTCCAGTATAAGACTGCCCTGCAGCTCTTGCAGCTCCATGATAGTGGAACAAACCCCAACTAAGATCATCGGCGACTTCCACGATTGTCCAATATTCATTTGAAACAACTCCATTATCCAATACACTGAAATGGAATGTCCCGGGTATCTTACCTCTCTTAACCCTGTATCTTCTCCTCCTCCAAACCATTTGTCCTTCTAATGTTTTTACCTGGAATACTGGTTCATACCAAAATGACCCTTTCGCTTTTCCCCTATAGAATAGTTGGTATTGACATGGAAATTGATCGTATGCCGGGTTCTGCCCAGCTACAACACGCCAGCTCCATTGCAAATTCCCCAACCAACCAACAAACAAATCTTCTGCCATTTCATAGTTTATGTCCTGCCCCCGAAACTTAACCATTGGAGGCACATACGGCTTGTTGGGGACTTCTGCTTCCAGCTCAagacagttgtttttctgtaATACACAGAGTGAAAAGGCTTCTAGGTTCGCACTTTCATATGAAGCAATACACCTATAGTTACATACTTGATCAACAGGACTGCACCGGTTCAAGCATTGAAGAGCTTTTCTACAATTAGGATCCAACAAGCAATTAAGTACCTGGCGGCCACAGTTCCTCAGCATGCACTTCAAGGTAGAAAAACCCTTTGCTCTCAAGTTCTTCAACACTGGAACTGGCCTTATATAAGCATTGATTAATACCAGCAAACAGAACCTTATATCATCAGAACTATGTCGATCCCATGCTTCGGATACAGTTTGCACTACTTTACTTGACTCTCCAGTTTTATCTGATTGAGAGTTTCCGAGCACTTTTCCAAATATACTTCCTTTCACTTGATTGTGAACTTCATAGCCTCCTAATTTGTTCTTCAAATCTGTTGTAGAGTCAAAGCATATTACATTTTGTATAGTTCTGCTGTGGATTTTAATCCACTCAATTGATTCCTTTCCTGTAACAGCAACAATCACCAATATATCAGCCTTCAGTAATTCACTCTGAAGTCTCAGAGCCTTTTGTTGATCAGATTGAATACATTCATCGGAAAATACAAGAAGTTCATATCCTTCGTCAACCCATTTCAGTCTTTCTGCCTGTAAAAAGGAATATTAATGGCACTCGACGCAACCGAAAAACTAAGCTCACTAtccatataaaaaattatcatgaaAACATATTAGATATTACAGCTAAGCAAAAGACGCATCCATCACATGGAAATACAAAATGTTTTCAGCCACAAATCTGAATGCATTCTTTCATCACTGAAAATAAAGCGACGGAAAAATTGTTACTTAACAGTGTGAAGCATGACTTCTTGCCATAGTGCAGACTTGAGAGGGCTGACAGCGCCATGGCCAACAACAGCCAGCATCCTCACCGGAGGCTCAGGCGGCTGCTCAGCCGTCACAGCGGAGACAACGGCAGGGGAAGCGTGAAGAGGATGAGGAAGAAGTGAGCGAGAGGTGGCATGGCGACGAAGGAAAGAGGTTCCGAAGAATTTAGGTTTGTTTGGAACTGGAAGAAAACCGATTCTTGTGTGAACCGGTGTCAGAAAACGTGGAGCATGCACTTTCACAGACATCAAAACCTCTCTGTCTCCGCTCTTGAAAGAATAGAGAGAAGAGAACCTCTCATAGCCAAACACTCATTACTTTTTATTCCTCCTGAATACCGGATAGGTACACGTACAACTGTCGTATTCCAACTCCAGAAACTTTGGGACACTTCTCTAAGGTATATCATCTAGCTTCATTAAGATTTTGagcttttaattttatttttctattggAAAATCGTATTTATCATTTTATTGCTCGCCATAGCCTTTATTACTTTATTGTTTCCAAATTCCAAGATTTGAAATTGTGTCCTCCTGCTGAATTTTGTTACGataaagacataaaaaaaactaagaataatataaatttttgctTAATGTCATAATGTGCCTCATTTCTCTATATTAAAATCTGAATCCGGAATTTTAAGAATTACATGGgcaatttttttaatgttttgctAAAAGGGTTGTTAAAGTGGTAGATTAGAAAAaggccaaaaaaaaaaaaggtggtAGATTAGAAAGATATCTTTTTGGTATAGTCAACCCTGCTAAATTTATCCACATAATTAGGTTTATATTTGGCAATGTTATATTACACCCGATggatatttttatcaaatttatataataatgtaatgtaattaattagttattaacaACTAGGCAGATAAAAAATCAGGGACAGGGACTCCCACAAGGCCATAGCCCATAGAGATTAATGAATATAAATACTTGTAAAGCACAGCCGAAGACTTGCACAGCAGAAGGGGgggaaaaagaaattttaataCTTTAAACTTCCAGTTTGAATCTGGAATTCGGAATACAAAGATCTTGAAACTCGAACATTTCTTAAAAACTGGCACCGTTGTTGCACTTCAAAATCATTCGTGTCTATTTATTAAAGAAACAAGATTTCACCATTATCCAAATGCAATAATTTCTAATGTACGCGAACATCTTGACATTTTTTAAATGAAGTTTCTGACATCCAAAGATTTGACATCAGCCTTTTCCTCACCCTTGAACTCCTCCCTGAAATGGCAAGGAATACGAGGAAAAGTAAATATTAAAACAGTAAAATCCT is a window from the Arachis stenosperma cultivar V10309 chromosome 3, arast.V10309.gnm1.PFL2, whole genome shotgun sequence genome containing:
- the LOC130968093 gene encoding violaxanthin de-epoxidase, chloroplastic, whose protein sequence is MSVKVHAPRFLTPVHTRIGFLPVPNKPKFFGTSFLRRHATSRSLLPHPLHASPAVVSAVTAEQPPEPPVRMLAVVGHGAVSPLKSALWQEVMLHTAERLKWVDEGYELLVFSDECIQSDQQKALRLQSELLKADILVIVAVTGKESIEWIKIHSRTIQNVICFDSTTDLKNKLGGYEVHNQVKGSIFGKVLGNSQSDKTGESSKVVQTVSEAWDRHSSDDIRFCLLVLINAYIRPVPVLKNLRAKGFSTLKCMLRNCGRQVLNCLLDPNCRKALQCLNRCSPVDQVCNYRCIASYESANLEAFSLCVLQKNNCLELEAEVPNKPYVPPMVKFRGQDINYEMAEDLFVGWLGNLQWSWRVVAGQNPAYDQFPCQYQLFYRGKAKGSFWYEPVFQVKTLEGQMVWRRRRYRVKRGKIPGTFHFSVLDNGVVSNEYWTIVEVADDLSWGLFHYHGAARAAGQSYTGAVLVSPDGAFPNERERTKVVAALQKCGIKEWELYNVDNCSCIDPPLGIPDGSNLHSTVQIEDPNRMPV